DNA from Arvicanthis niloticus isolate mArvNil1 unplaced genomic scaffold, mArvNil1.pat.X pat_scaffold_691_arrow_ctg1, whole genome shotgun sequence:
GAAGGACAGGGACAGGAAATGAAGGTGAGGGTCATGACCCCAGCTCTCAGCCCTGACCAGTTCAGGGTCTGCAGAAGGATCCAGCTTTCCCTGACCCAGCTCTGCACCTACACCCTCCTTACCCCATCTCAGGGTGAGGGGCTCAGGCAGCCCCTCATGGTATACATGGCATGTGTAATTCTGCTCCTTCCCAAGAGGCACCACcacagatgcccacttctggaaggttccatcCCCTTCAGGCCTGGTCTCCACAAGCTCCATGACCTGACCCAGGTCCTCCCCATTCCACTGCCAGGTCAGGGTGATGTCAGGGGGTAAGAAGTCCAGGGCCCAGCTCCTCAGGGTGACATGACCTTCAGATCTGGGGTGACGGGTCACTCTTGTCTCTGGGATGTCTGAGGAGAAAAGTTGAAAAGTTCAGGCAGTAGAAAAAGTGACTTCTTCCCTGACCAGGTTGGCCAGAGACTCAGCCTCAGTGGAGTCAGACGCCAATTCCCTTGTGTGTGGGCTGAGCATGGGCGCTGAGCAAGGCCATGGCTCACAAGGACTGCAGATGAAATTTTAACTGAGTTGGTTATTTCAGGCTCTTCCCTCCTGAGACCCACAGTGAGCTGTCCTGGGAGAAGGGAGAGCCTTTCCTGATAAAGGGTGAGGAGAGGAGAACTCTGCTCCTCCCAAGTacgagagaaggagagaaaggaaaactgtGTCAAAGGAAAGAGCCAGAGTTCTGTCAAAAGTCAGAATCAGACAAGGATGTCTACTCTCCAGTATTTCCTTTGGGACAGTGATAATTTCATATTTGCTTcagagttagagaaaagaaagactaaaAAAGATCAGCCGGCGCGCGTGGCT
Protein-coding regions in this window:
- the LOC143433866 gene encoding H-2 class I histocompatibility antigen, alpha chain-like, which produces MSTQPWGLRRPASQMGAIAPRTLILLLAAALAPTQTRADIPETRVTRHPRSEGHVTLRSWALDFLPPDITLTWQWNGEDLGQVMELVETRPEGDGTFQKWASVVVPLGKEQNYTCHVYHEGLPEPLTLRWEPPPSSDYNRIIAGVIVVVGILFIIGAVVAFVMKRRRNRGRRGDFAPV